A window of the Lactuca sativa cultivar Salinas chromosome 7, Lsat_Salinas_v11, whole genome shotgun sequence genome harbors these coding sequences:
- the LOC122195208 gene encoding ras-related protein RABA1f, translating to MTAYKADGDYGYLFNLVLIGDSGVGKSNLLSRFAKNEFNLESKSTIDVEFATRSIHVDDKIVKAQIWDTVGQERSILQKHRKNLEALNIQMGMVGGRFLKMKGLVEDNITTIDPDLDKGKYVTIVLPVNGKKTQ from the exons ATGACGGCTTACAAAGCCGACGGTGACTACGGTTATCTGTTCAATTTAGTTTTGATCGGAGACTCTGGTGTCGGTAAATCGAACTTGCTTTCTAGATTTGCTAAGAACGAGTTCAATCTCGAATCAAAGTCAACTATCGACGTCGAATTCGCTACCAGAAGTATCCATGTTGATGATAAAATTGTCAAGGCTCAGATTTGGGATACTGTTGGACAAGAAAG ATCAATTCTCCAAAAGCATAGAAAGAATCTGGAAGCACTCAACATCCAAATGGGTATG GTTGGGGGTCGATTCTTGAAGATGAAAGGTCTCGTTGAAGATAATATCACCACCATTGATCCTGATTTAGATAaaggaaaatatgtaaccatTGTTCTTCCAGTAAATGGTAAAAAGACACAATGA